AGTTCTGTCTCTTAGGTTGAGTTTATCTAAAATAACACTCAAATAGTTCCTCACTGTACCTTCCCCCAAATAAATTTCTTTTGCAATTTCCTTATTTGAAAGCCCTTTTGCTACTAATTTAATAATTACATATTCCTTGTCTAAAAGGCCATACTCTTTATAATCTTTCTTATTCTCCATATCAAAGGCAACAGTAGGGAGCTTGCTGATTATCTGCTCACCAAAAACATTTTGCCCTGAACACACAGCGTTAAGCGCTGGAACAATACTATTGTAATGTTGCTTTAAAATATACCCCTTTGCCCCTATTTTTAAAGCCTTAACAATATACTCATCATCTGCAAAGGTTGTTAAAAAAAGGATCTTTGCCTTGGGAAATGTATTCAAAATTTCTTCAGCTGCATCTAATCCACTGACCCTACCCATCCTTATATCCATTAAAAGAATATCAGGAATATGCTCTTTGTAAAGCCTTATAGCCTCTGCCCCATTGCTAGCTGTTGCTATAACTTTAAAATTTTCATTTGCCTCTATAATAGTCTTTAATGATGTTGACACCAGAGTATCATCATCTACTATTATAATTTTCACGTTTACCTCCCCCTATACAGTTTGCTTTTTTTAAGGTTTCATAAAAGAAATAAAGATTTTAAACCCGCTAGATTGATCAAAATTTATAACGCCATTTAATGACGCAACCCTCTGTTTTATACTTTCAATCCCCATACCTTTAAAAGTTGCTAAGCTTGCTTTTTGTTTTCCATTATCACGTATAACTAACTGATAAAATTTAGGATGTTCATACAAAGTTATAGATACATGGTCAGCATTAGAGTGCTTCATGACATTTGACAAAGCCTCTTTAATGATGGCAATGACTGCATATTTAGCTTTCGCTGGCATCTTTTCACTCACTTCATACTCTAATGTTGTTTTGCAAAAGGTAAAATTTTTTATTATTTTATTAATTTCACCATAAAGGTCGATAGAGTGTTCATGCAAATCATGGACACTTTTTCTTATGGAATTCATGCCTTCATCTAAAGTAACCCTAACCTTTTCTAAACTTTTTATGGTATCGTCCTCTTTACTAACAGCTATAACAGCTCCTATTTGTAAAATTGAACTGGATAAAAGGTGTCCTACATTATCATGTATTTCTCGTGCAATTCTATTTCTTTCGTTTAATGTAGCCAAATTTACTTCTATATCTTGTTTAGTTACTAATTCACTAACTTTTTCCTCAAGGGATATGGATAGCTCTGTTAAATAGTCCCGTTGTTTTATATAATCTTCCCTCAATTTGTTTTCGTAAGTTGCTCTTTCTTTTAATAGATAAACAATAACATAGATTACTAATAATAATCCCATAGAAGCAAAAGAAAATTTCTCAAAATGCAGTACATAGGGTACAAATGCTATAACCGTAATTATTTGTTTATTTGATTTTAATAAATCATAACTTATTAGCGGTAGAAAAAAAACAAATTGCGGATAAATAGTTGTCAAGGTTAAATAAAATATAAATCCCCATTGAGCCATTTTTTCATTATTAAAGTACTCTAAAAAACTACTTAAAGCAACAGCTAACAAAATGGCAATAACTCCTTTACTAGGGGTAAATTCTATTAAAAGAATTATAGAAGTTATAACAAAAATAATTATTTTATTTAATATGTTCCCCATAAAGCTCCCCTCACTTTTTTCCTTTATATGGCTCTCAGTATTTTAGCTACTACTTAATCATAACACATCATTTGCCTTTTTTTTATTTTTTTCATCGTAACCACACTATTATAAGTTGACAATTGTCATAGCACCCTATGACATATTACACTGCCTCACTATGTGTATTTCTAATACAATAAATTAAAAGAAAGGAGATGACGCTATGATTAAAATTCAAAACTTAGTAAAAAGATATGGTGAACTAGTCGCCCTTGATCATGTAAATATACAAATAGACGAGGGGGAAATTTTTGGTCTTTTAGGGCCTAATGGTTCAGGAAAAACAACAGCTATCAATTGTCTTTTATCTCTTTTAAAATTTGACAAAGGCACAATTGAAATACTTGGAAAGGAAATGACCCCATCTTCCTATGATATTAAACGTAATATTGGTATAGTCATGCAGAACGTGGCAGTTTTTGACGAACTAACTGTCTACGAAAACATTGATTATTTTTGTGGTCTATATATAACTGACAACAAAAAACGTAAAGAACTAGTAAAAGAAGCCATAAACTTCGTAGCATTAAATGACTTTATTAAATTTCATCCCCCAAAATTAAGTGGTGGTTTGTTAAGAAGACTCAATATTGCTTGTGGTATTGCCCACAAACCAAAAATAATTATCTTAGACGAACCTACAGTAGCAGTAGACCCGCAAAGCAGAAACAAAATTTTAGAAGGCATCAAAAAACTAAATGAGCAAGGAGCAACTATAATCTACACATCTCATTACATGGAGGAAATTGAACAACTGTGCTCAAGACTTGCTATTTTAGATAAAGGTAAAGTCATCGCTTGTGGGACAAAGGAAGAAATCAAAGGAATGATATCATTAGGAGAAAAAATTGTTGTGGAAACATTCAATATAAATAATAGCCACTTAAATAAAATGCGTGAAATACCTAATGTCGTTGAAATTGAGCACAAAGCCAATATGTTAACGGTAAAACAAAAAAACGGTCCTAGCAACCTAGTTAATATAATTAATTTTATCACTGAAAATAATATTAGCTATGGAAAGATATATTCTGAACAACCTACTCTAAATGATGTATTCCTTGAAATAACAGGAAAAGAATTGCGAGATTAAGGAGGTTAATTATGTCATATCACATCTTTAAATATACTTTAAAATCTCTATTCAAGGATAAAATGGCCTTATTTTGGTTAATTTTTTTCCCGCTTATCCTGGCCACCTTTTTCAACCTAGCATTTGAAAACTTAATGTCCAGCGAAGGATTTGAAAAGGTGGACATCGCTATAGTTGGCGAGAATGAAGTAACAGAAAATCTTAACAAAGCAATGGAAAAAAGTGAGCTTTTCAATATATACCATAAAAATGAATATGAAGCTAAGCAACTTTTGTACGATAAAGAAATTACCGGCTATATAATCAATAGAGATGAATTAGAACTTATTATCCTAGACCAAGGTCTGAATCAATCCATTACAAAAATTTTCTTAGATAATTATGTTCAAGCTTCCAGCACCATCTATAACATTATCGAAGAAAATCCACAACTAACCCAGTCAGGATTTTTAGAAGATATAGATTTTAGTAAAAGCTTTTCTGAAGAGGTTCCTATCAACAATTCCATGAATGTACTAGTAATCTTTTATTACGCTTTGCTAGCTATGACTTGTTTAATATCAGCGGTTTCTGGGTGTAATGTCACTGCTATGATCCAAGCAAATCAAACTCCCCTGGCTGCGAGAAATAATCTGGCTCCAACACATAAGCTAAAAATGTTTTTATCAATGGGTTTAGCTTCAGTTTGCTTCCAGTTTATATCAGCTATTCTAGCCGTTTTTTATATATCACAGGTTCTAAAAGTAGATTTCGGTGATAGGGTTATTCACATAATTATATTATGTTTTGTGGGATGCTTCACAGGCACAATGTTTGGAGCTATGTTTGGAGCTTTTACAAAGTTCAAGCTAGAAGTAAAAGATATGTTGGTCTCTAATATCATTATGGTGATGTGCTTTTTATCTGGGATGATGGTGTTGCAGGTAAAGTATATTATCCAAGAAAAGGCTCCTATTATTGCGTATATTAACCCTGCAAACCTCATTACAGATGGCCTTTATGCACTGTACTACTATGATACTCTTGAAAGATATTTTTTTAATTTAGTAATGTTAGCTATATTAGGAATAACTTTTTGTATTATTACCATCCTTGTTTTAAGGAGGCAGAAATATGCAAGCATTTAAAATCTTTTTAAAAATTATATCTCGAAAATTCCTTATATCCTTTTTAATTTATACACTCATATTCGTCGGTGTAATGACTTTTTTTTCCACTAGTGACATTGATCAAATAGAGGATGCATTTGAGCTATCTCAAGTTAGGATTTCTGTTATAAACAATGATAATACACCTTTAGCCAATGGACTAGAAAAGTATATTAATAGCATAGGTAAACCAGTGGAAATCAAAAAAGATGACAGTAGTATCAAAGATGCACTTTTCTTTAGAGAAACAGAGTTTATTGTAACTATTCCCCAAGATTTCCAAAAGAATTTTAGCTCCTCTAACCAACAGATGATAACTACAATGTCTATACCAGATTCAACGAGTTCGCAATATGCTACAACCGTTATTGATAACTATCTAAACACTGCTAAGTTATATATAACTGCTTATCCCGAAATGCCCATGAAAAAAATTAACCAAAAAGTATACAATGATATTTCAAAGGAAGCGAATATTTCATTTTTAAACCCTACTCAAAATAACAACAATGATCTATCTGGATTAAACACTTACTTTAACTTCCTCTCTTATTTATTATTAGCAATGTTGGTGTCTATGGTGGGAAGAGTTATGCTGATTTTCAATAATAAAGAAATAAAAATGCGGCATTTTTGTTCTCCTGTAAGCAACATTAG
This genomic interval from Proteinivorax tanatarense contains the following:
- a CDS encoding response regulator transcription factor, giving the protein MKIIIVDDDTLVSTSLKTIIEANENFKVIATASNGAEAIRLYKEHIPDILLMDIRMGRVSGLDAAEEILNTFPKAKILFLTTFADDEYIVKALKIGAKGYILKQHYNSIVPALNAVCSGQNVFGEQIISKLPTVAFDMENKKDYKEYGLLDKEYVIIKLVAKGLSNKEIAKEIYLGEGTVRNYLSVILDKLNLRDRTQLAIFYFNNLQK
- a CDS encoding sensor histidine kinase produces the protein MGNILNKIIIFVITSIILLIEFTPSKGVIAILLAVALSSFLEYFNNEKMAQWGFIFYLTLTTIYPQFVFFLPLISYDLLKSNKQIITVIAFVPYVLHFEKFSFASMGLLLVIYVIVYLLKERATYENKLREDYIKQRDYLTELSISLEEKVSELVTKQDIEVNLATLNERNRIAREIHDNVGHLLSSSILQIGAVIAVSKEDDTIKSLEKVRVTLDEGMNSIRKSVHDLHEHSIDLYGEINKIIKNFTFCKTTLEYEVSEKMPAKAKYAVIAIIKEALSNVMKHSNADHVSITLYEHPKFYQLVIRDNGKQKASLATFKGMGIESIKQRVASLNGVINFDQSSGFKIFISFMKP
- a CDS encoding ABC transporter ATP-binding protein, which produces MIKIQNLVKRYGELVALDHVNIQIDEGEIFGLLGPNGSGKTTAINCLLSLLKFDKGTIEILGKEMTPSSYDIKRNIGIVMQNVAVFDELTVYENIDYFCGLYITDNKKRKELVKEAINFVALNDFIKFHPPKLSGGLLRRLNIACGIAHKPKIIILDEPTVAVDPQSRNKILEGIKKLNEQGATIIYTSHYMEEIEQLCSRLAILDKGKVIACGTKEEIKGMISLGEKIVVETFNINNSHLNKMREIPNVVEIEHKANMLTVKQKNGPSNLVNIINFITENNISYGKIYSEQPTLNDVFLEITGKELRD
- a CDS encoding ABC transporter permease, which translates into the protein MSYHIFKYTLKSLFKDKMALFWLIFFPLILATFFNLAFENLMSSEGFEKVDIAIVGENEVTENLNKAMEKSELFNIYHKNEYEAKQLLYDKEITGYIINRDELELIILDQGLNQSITKIFLDNYVQASSTIYNIIEENPQLTQSGFLEDIDFSKSFSEEVPINNSMNVLVIFYYALLAMTCLISAVSGCNVTAMIQANQTPLAARNNLAPTHKLKMFLSMGLASVCFQFISAILAVFYISQVLKVDFGDRVIHIIILCFVGCFTGTMFGAMFGAFTKFKLEVKDMLVSNIIMVMCFLSGMMVLQVKYIIQEKAPIIAYINPANLITDGLYALYYYDTLERYFFNLVMLAILGITFCIITILVLRRQKYASI
- a CDS encoding ABC transporter permease; translation: MQAFKIFLKIISRKFLISFLIYTLIFVGVMTFFSTSDIDQIEDAFELSQVRISVINNDNTPLANGLEKYINSIGKPVEIKKDDSSIKDALFFRETEFIVTIPQDFQKNFSSSNQQMITTMSIPDSTSSQYATTVIDNYLNTAKLYITAYPEMPMKKINQKVYNDISKEANISFLNPTQNNNNDLSGLNTYFNFLSYLLLAMLVSMVGRVMLIFNNKEIKMRHFCSPVSNISYNLQIIFCNFFIASTIWIIFLVLGFVINSSFYQINSLLFVVNSFVLTVFCLSLSFFVSTFSTKNSIDPIANCLSLGLAFLGGPFIPQDLLSDKLSTIAIFNPLYWYVKVNDSIVDITSFSFSTLQPVIYGIIVQLAFAFAILAIALVVIKQKRQAL